acatttgaagcTTCTAGAGAGGCATTTATGTACATCCAACTTTGTTCAGACAGGACCAAAGGTAACTTGTTAACACGAATACATTTGCTGTGCACTAAACAGCAAAGGGGTTAAGCACCTTACCAATGTTTCACGAATtaagatattaaaatatgtttgaaatgtGTTAAGTGATCGTTTTTAAAGATTGTAAGCTATTTTCAGTAGTGTTGTGTTTTGAGGGgtaaatttgaaaataaatgcataaaaaaaatacagattttaaagaATAATTTTTAGGGatagtaatgaaataaaatatgaaaaaaaagatcATGTCCTGATATGTGAtctaaaactgtttaaatatcattttaccaattattttatttagtgcaaatattttaaacaattattattttattttttaaattaatccTAAAACGGTCAATAAATATTGGCAGCATACTGTAAATATGGATGGATCtgtaatatacaatataacAGTGACATTATTTACCCTGAAATGGGTAAATATCAGGGCATATTAaccagagaaaaataaaaaaaatatgaagcaTAGGTGTTTCTCAAGATCTTTTAATTACTGAATTAAAGTTAAAAATGGCAGAGTATATGACACTACCACCTTCCAGAAAAAATCATGTATCTACGTATTAACAGATAAGAAGTCATAACTGAAGCTGTGAATGACACAATACTATTCATGGTTGTAAATCAGGACTGTGAATGACACTTCTCTTCAGCGTCATTGATAAAGTAGTGTGTTAGCAACACCGTCAGTGTTaatgtttctgaaagttttaGGAGCACTTCAGAGAGTTCACATAGGCCTTGCGGATGTCAAAGTCATCAGCCGGGCGGTTATAAGCCTTCCACACCGGTTCACCCACAAACAGACGCATTGCCTTGGTGTAGTTCTACAGAGaatgtaaaacaagaaacatcAGTAAACTTgatcacaaacaaatgtttcaaaGGGTTGTATGGGGTACTTTATCCATCCCTTAAAGCACAACCTGTTTCGcctctttaatgtgatttattttcaatgatAGCGTTCAATGAGAAATGTAAGCCAGGACTTGATTTTAACCTTCAGACTAGTAAACTGTCTCACAGGCAGTGgcaacaaaacatgaacaatcCCTATCTTAGAGTCTTACGCTTTCATCCACGGTGAATCTGTGGTAAATTCCTGCCGGTAGTGTGATGAGGTCGCCCTTCGATACAGCTATTCGAATCCATCGGTCATTTATATCCTTCACGTCGAAATAAGACTGCCCGTCCAGAATGTAGCGGATCTCATCATCCAGGTGGAGGTGTTCTTCATAAAACATCTTTACCTGGAATGAAGAAATTATACATTTAGGCAGAATAcgtaaaataattaatttcattcaaaataGCTTACTTTGTTCTCATAATCGGGAAGTTTGTCGGGGTGAATAGTTATGATGTCCATGTAGGAATAACCTCTCTCCTCACGGATCTTCTGTAGTTCTGGGTCATTTTCATAAATATCAGCATTCAACTAGACATAAGAGTAAAaccattgaaaatatttatttaactgcATGATAATCAAATGGAAAGACTTGTGAGAAACATGTTGTGTTTGCTGGGTTGATTATAgtatagttttactacaaatactaTGAGTAGGCCACTGTGGTCACATCAAACGCATACTGTTCCACTAATGTtagtttattttgcttgtttctTTTAGAATAGAAGTAATTATAagtattataataatacaatgaaATTTGTTTGGTAACTCTCGGAACCAACAGCACAATAACACTAAAGTACATAACAATGCACTTCAAAAAGACACATCCgggaaccaaaaattgttgGCTGTGAATTAAAAATCATTACTTTTACAGCAATAACTATACTCttgctgtaaaaaaacatggttactgcACTTGTATTGCAGTGAGCCATGTTTACACTCTTACTGTAAA
The sequence above is drawn from the Triplophysa dalaica isolate WHDGS20190420 chromosome 15, ASM1584641v1, whole genome shotgun sequence genome and encodes:
- the adi1 gene encoding acireductone dioxygenase, with product MQIYYYYSHYLIVATHFTVTFMLKALPNSDFTNVVSTVNMSGIEAWHMDESEEDQKLPHRLNPNQSVSLKQLEEIGVYYWKLNADIYENDPELQKIREERGYSYMDIITIHPDKLPDYENKVKMFYEEHLHLDDEIRYILDGQSYFDVKDINDRWIRIAVSKGDLITLPAGIYHRFTVDESNYTKAMRLFVGEPVWKAYNRPADDFDIRKAYVNSLKCS